GAGCAGGGATACGCCGAGATGTTGGGCTACTTCCTCTGCGTGGGATGGGCCGAAGACCTCGATATGTTCCCCGCATTTCGGACATTCGACATAACTCATGTTCTCGATCACGCCCAGGATGGGCACGTTCAGGCGTTGGGCCATCTGGGCGGCCTTGCGCACCACCATGCCGGCCAGGTCCTGCGGTGATG
This region of Anaerolineae bacterium genomic DNA includes:
- a CDS encoding P-loop NTPase → SPQDLAGMVVRKAAQMAQRLNVPILGVIENMSYVECPKCGEHIEVFGPSHAEEVAQHLGVSLLGRLPLDPQLARMGDTGAIERYHNPTIDAIAAKLLEMLG